The DNA sequence GGAACCCTACGGCAACTCAGGAACCGGCGGCTACTTCGTCGCAGTCAACCTGAGAACAGGTCAAGAGCTATGGAGAACCAACGTCACCGCTACAGGTGCCCCCGCATTCGGCTACCTATACGCAAGCGATGGACCAAACCAACACGGTGTCCTTTCAAACGGACTGCTATTCACCAATAACTTCGCATCATCATATGACGCGCTCACAGGCGAAGTCACACCTATGAAGGTAACTAACGTTCCCTCAACCGATACAGTGCTAGCATCTGTCGCTGGACCAAGCGGCGAAATCATACGCTACAAAGTAGTTAACATCGGCAACACCACAAATCCAAACTGGCGCTTACTACAATGGAACTCATCCAAAACAGTCGGTTACCTATCCGGTACAGGCATCGGCGGCTGGTACTCAGGCACCATAGACGCAGGCTTAGCCTCAAGATTCGACTACAACGTTTCATTAAACCTGCCGAATTCTGGATCATGGCGTGTCGATCGAGCTAGCCTAGATAACATGTTACTGTTAGTTCAGGGTACCTTTGGGGCACACACCACAGTCTCCGATGGCGCAAACCTCACTGCAGTTAGCTTAAAACCCAACTCCTATGGACAAATACTCTGGACCAAAAACTTCGCACCCGCGGCAGGTAACATAACTGTTGCCTTAACAAGCTGGGATGTAGACAAAAACGTCTTTGTACTGTCTTATAGGGAAACCAACACAATGAAAGGCTACAGCCTAACCGACGGAAGCCTACTGTGGACAACAGAACCAACCAACGACTATACCTACTTCAGACAACTGCCCACTGCCGCCTACGGCAAACTCTACTACTCTGGATACGGTGGCATACTCTACTGCTATGACATCAAAACAGGTGGCTTACTTTGGACCTACGGAAACGGAGGCGAAGGAAACACCACCTATGCTGGATTCACAACACCCTATGGCAGCTACCCCATCTTCGTAGACGTAATCGCTGACGGAAAAGTCTACTTAGGCTCAACAGAGCATTCACCCGACTCACCCTACTACAAGAACGCTCAATTCCGATGCCTCAACGCCACCGACGGCACTGAAATCTGGACCATGATGGGCTGGGGCACAGGAATGGATGCCGCTGGCTACGATCGCGTTGCAGACGGATTCTTCATCTACCTTAACTGCTATGACATGCAAATCTACAATGTAGGTAAAGGCCCAAGCGAAATCACAGTAGATGCACCCGCAACCTCAACAAACCTCGGCAAATCACTAACTATCAGAGGCACAGTAACCGACATAGCGGCAGGTACACAACAGGAAGAACAAGCGGCACGGTTCCCCAAGGGCGTTCCTGCAGTTTCAGACGAAAGCATGAGCAGCTGGATGGAATACGTATACATGCAAAAACCACGCCCAACCGATGTCACAGGCGTACAAGTCACCCTTAGTGTTCTTGATGCAAACGGCAACTACCGCGAAATAGGCACAACTACAAGCGATGCCGACGGCTTCTACAGCATGAATTACACCCCAGACATTGAAGGCAAATACACACTATACGCTAGCTTTGCTGGCAGCGAATCCTATTGGCCCTCTCATGCAGTCACAGCATTCACAGTGGACCCTGCAGATGCTACTCCAGCGCCAACACAACCTGCACCAGACTCCATCGCGGACATGTACTTTATCCCCGCAATTGCCGGTCTATTCGTCGCAATCATCGTTGTCGGCGCAATGATGATGCTGATAATGCTTAAAAAACGACCATAAAGCCAAAATCCAACCAATCCTTTTCTTTTTTTAATGAGCTTGACCTTACTTCTGTTCTTCTTTATCGCCAAATCCTTCTTTTCCGGACAAAGATTTGAAAGAGGTGGGGATTTTCTTTTTATTAACACTGAAAACGCCAAATTCATTATTGAAAAAGTGCCTGAAGGCTTCGGGCCTAATTGGTCATCAAACATAGGAATAGAATACAAAAAAGCTTGGGGTTCTATTCCTGACGCAACATTAAGAGCGAAAATTTGCGAATTATGCAGCTTTGTTTTTGGCAGACAGCTTCTCAATATCGGATATACTGCGTATGATGAAAAAAATTATGTTATTGAGTCATACGCTCGCAGTCCATGGGGTAATATTGCTAAAAGTAGCTGTAAAAAGGTAGACAAAACTCCAATCTTTATGTTATCGATCCCTCAGGGGCCGATTCCTTGCGCTGAAATGGTGATAGCACAATTACTGCCTGAGTATATAAAATATCGTGAGGTTTTTCGTTTAAAAGAAGCGTTATGGAACTTATGGATTTCTAATCAAATGCCCATTGGACCAAACATTCCAGTTCTCGCCTCAGCATTAGAATCAATCATTAAGGGTTGGTTTACATCGGTTAGGTCAGAAAGCCAAGGTTGTTTTATAAGCAATAGTGATTACCAAAAAATGATCGAACCAGAGGTTTCAGCTATCAAAGCAAAATTAGAGGCTCAACTTAAAGAAAAAGAGGCAAAAAAAATAATTAGCACCATTGTGAATTCAAATTCCTTTGGACACACAGAAAGATACCGCTCGTTTTTTCAGGAAATTAAATTATCTCTAACAGACGTTGAAGATGAGGCGATTAGGGAGCGGCATAAGTTCGTTCATGGCGGTGCTATCTTCGACAATGAAGATTGGACTCTAATCAGTCGTCGAGCGGTTGCTTTTGAAAAGTTAGTTTGCAAAGTTATCTTGCGAGTGCTATCTTACTCTGGAGAATTCATCGATAAACCTGCTATGACGTGGGGATACAACGAAAATTTAAAGAATTTAACAAGCCCCTGAGAGAGAATTCTAAAAAAGATTCAGGGGATATTTTTTCCGTTGTTTCTTTTACTTTTCTTCGTTTCTGTTATTAGGTTTAGTTCTTTGGCGTAATCTATCAGTGCCAGCCGCATGGTTTCGCTCTCGCTTGTGCCCAGCCGCGCCGAAACCTCACATAGCATGATGCGTTGTTGCGGGCTAAGCGCCACTTTCACCAGACTTTTCTTTGGCATCCCCCAGTTTTTCCCCCATTACCCCACCGAATGGCCCGTAGGCGACCCCACGCGTGGCCCCGCAGAGGGTACAATTCGCCTTTTCTGTTTCTTTGCTTATTAAGTGGGTGTTAGACCTGTGAGGGATATGAAGTGACATGGGAAGAGAACCAGCAAACAATTAAGGGCAAATTAAAAAACCCGCATCAATTCCAGGAAGAAACCCTGAAAACAGTTACGTTAAACCAAAGAGACGGCATAGAAGCGTTGGTGGGCAAACCCCACGGCAAACAGGCGCTCTCTATCCAAAGCTACATTTTCAGCAAAGAACACGGCTGGACCCTTGAGAAAGCCAAGGCATGGTTCAGCAACCTGCATGGCAGCCCCGAGCACGTCTGCGCGCCCAACGTGCCCTTCTCCGTCGAAGAAAAGATGCTTGAGGCGCCGCTTCGGATTTCGGGGCTCGCGATGACGGTGGGGATGAGCCGCAACTTCAACATCTACACCGCCGAGGAACTGCAGTCTTTCGCGGAGAAACTCACCGGCGCCCCCATCTACCTTGAGCATGTCACCGCCCAGGACGCCGTTGGCAAAGTCACCAAAACCCAGTGGGACGGCCAAAACCTGCTCTACGAAGCCGAAATCTACGATGAAGCCGTCGCCGAAAAAGTCCGCCGCGGCCTAATCCGCCACGTCAGCGTCGGCGCCGACTACCAATCCGTCGACGTCGTCAACGGCAAGGTGCCCCATGGACTGTGCAACGCCGAAATGAGCCTTGTGGCGGTGCCCGGAGTCGCCAACGCCAACATCGAGGTCCTAGAGCACCTCCAAGAGCAGCTGGAACCCCAAGTGGCAGGCAACTACATCCTGGGCTTTAGCCAGGACGCCTCTGCCTTTATGCCCGAGCACTACAGCACCCTGTGGCTGGACCGCGAAGCCGGCGTGTTGGCGCTGATGGGCAAACCCAAAAGCGACCCCGACAGCCAGCGGACAGCGGCGATTTTTTTCTCTAAAGAGCACCTTTGGGACCAGAACCGAATCCGGGACTGGCTAAGCGCGCACCCCGCCTACCTCACCCTTGTTGCCGCGTCCCAGCCCCCGACCGATGCCTTAGCTGAGAGCCTGCTCCAGAAATGCAGCCCCGCCGCCATCCCCATAGGCGAAGCCATACGCCTCATCGAGGAAGTGCTGCCCAGCAGCATCGTGCAGCGCAGCTGGAGCCTTGGGCCGCAGCGGATGTGCCAGGAACTCGGCAGGGTGCTCTATCGCCTCCGTAAACTCCAGAATTCAAGTCACAAAGAGTTGACCGCCAGTACCTGAGGATGAACTCGGAGAAAACGAAGCAAGGGAGAAATGATACACATGACTGATTTAACAGGCAAAGCTTGGATGGCTATCGGCGAAACCGACGACCCCAACGCCGTCATCGAATCTTACATGGCGGAAGCCGCAGTGGCAAAGGGCGACCTCGTCTACTTAAGCTCAGACGGCAAGGTCTCCGCGGCTGCTGAAGCACAGGACTGCATCGGAGTGGCAGTGAAAGCCGCCGACGAAGATGCTCAGTGCCCAGTTTTGATCCGCGGCAGAGTCAAAGTGAAAGCAGGCGGCGTCATCCACCGGGGCAAAGCCGTCTACGGAGCAGACGCTACACAACGCATCCTTGAACTCTCAGACCAAGCCGTAAACGAAGCCGGCAACGCAACCTACACCGTCACCTACAACCGCAAACTCGCCACTGCACTGCAGACCACCGCAGCAGCCGACGACCTCCTCTTCATACAGCTATAGGTGAAGATGATGAAACCGCATCTTTTTGAAGCCCTCCAAGGCAACAGCGAATTCCGCGAACACATCGAAAACCAGAAACACAAAACCGCCAGTCACCCCTTCCTGAAACGCTACAGCGAAGTCGGCATCCGCGAGGGCCTCTTCAGCGACTCCGCATCGGCTCTTGGGCGTCTACATGACACCCTAGTCGAGGCGGCGTACCCCGAGATGATTGGACGCGAAATCATCACCGTGATGCCCACCACCGAACCCATGGAGCGGTTCCCACTTGACACCAAAGCAGTCGCCTACCGATACGCAGAAGGAGCAGCTACACGGCTCAGCGGCAGCAAAAACAGCATCGCAGACGTCTACACCAACGTCGCAGCAGAATCCTCCGAGGAGTGGACCCGCGAGTTCCTCGAAGACGCCACCTGGAACGTGCTAAACCGCATGGTTGAGAAAGTCGGCCGCGCCTTAGGCGAGGAAGAAACCAGCCAGATCATCGGGCTCTACGGCGCCGTCGCAGACGCGGACCTGGCAGGCGGAGACGCCCTTGACCAGGACGGAGCATTTCTGGATTGGGAAGGCGTGGTGAATCTGCATAATGCGGTGCGCAGCGAAAACTGGCGCCCCACGGTGCTTGCCGTCAACGAAACCCAGCTGCATCAGCTGCTATCCGACGACAAATTCATCCATGCCCAGTACCTGCCCAGCGGAGCAACCAACCTCGACGAAGCCACCGTCACCAGCGTCCTTGGCATGCGCGTGCAAGCCAGCACCCTGGTGCCTAACGGAACCGCCTACGCCATCGACACCCGCGTTGCCTCCGTGATGCTTCTGCGCCGAGACGTAACCGTCGAGGACTGGGAAGACATCAAAAACGGCAAGTACGGGGTAAGAGCCACCACCCGCTTCGGTTTAGGTGTGCTTCGCAGCAACGCCATCGCTAAACTCACCAACATCAACCAGAGCCTAACTGCCTCCACAGGGTAACAGTGCAAGCCATGACCCATCCTCTTTCCCCCCTTTTTTGCATCATCAAACTGAGAGGTTATAGCAATGAAGTGGTTAATTGAAAAAATGAATCTAATAAAAGCAATCCTAAAAGAACTCGGTTACGCGCCGCTGTGCCGAACGGAACTCGAGCAACGCGTGGTGCTTAAAGCAGGATCCCATGCCACCTTCGAGGACATAATCCGTTACCTAACACATGCGGGCTACATACAGAAAAGCACGCCTAAACACCGCGCAAACTACCAGATAACCCCCAAAGGCACAAAACTTTTGGAGGCCCTCTTATGAGCAGCTCCCTGCGTCGCCTCATAGAATCCTTTCCGGTTAAGGCAAGAAGCGGCTACGCCACCCCCAAAACCGCATTGGTATACGAAACCCCCAGCATACCCCTCGTCGACGTCGTGAAGCTCTACGAGCGCGACCCCACCTGCAAAGCAAGCGTGGATTTGCTGGCGGCCTCCGCCGTGGGCAGCGGCTTCTCCACCACCATAAACGGCGGCTACGAGAAAGCCAGCCAAGCCAAAGCCGCAGTGGACAACTTTAACGAAGACATAAACCTTGACGCGTTGCTCTGTGACATGGCCCGGATGCTTATCGCCTGCGGCAACGACTTCTGGCTTAAACTCACCCCCCAAAACACCAAAAACCTACATCGCCTCCCCGTCGACGCCGTCGAACGCATAGAGCAAAGCTACCTCGAGGAGAAAACCCTTAAAATCCCCTACAGAATCGAAGGCTACAAGCTGCGGCACAACTACGGCGGCGAAGCCCTCTCTGCCCAAGCCATCGTGCATTGGCGCATCAACTGCCTTGACCACTCCGGCTTTGGCACGGGCGTGCTGCAGGTGCTGCTGCATTCGTTGGCATTCGGTTCGGATCGACGCCCCCCATATGCCTCGATGAAGGCGAAGATCGAGCGGATTATGCCGCGGATCTTTGAGAAGTACGCTGGACCCGACGTTTTGGCGCTGCTGGAACGCGCCGACGACGCCACGATCGAGCAGTTTCAGCAAGCCATCAAGAACCGCGATGAAGAAGGCGCTTGGCTATTCTACAACGGCAAAGGCAGCATCCAACCCGTCAGCATCGACCCCCGCGCCCGATTCGAATACTACGTCGATCACATCATCAACCAGTTCTATCTAGGCTGCGAAACCCCGCTGCCCCGCCTGTTTAGCACCCCGGGCTTCACGGAGGCATCCGCCAACGCCGCGTTGGAGCTGCAGAACATGCTGATTCAGCCCATCCAACGCTACATCAAACGGCAGGTGGAACGTGACCTCTTCGACACTGTACTTTCCCAGGCTGGCTTTGACCCCGCCAAAGCGCAGGCGCGCCTCAACTGGAGCCAATATAAAACTAAAGAAGTCAGCATGACCGATCTTCTTTCGGCGGCGCAGCAGGGCCTAATCCGCCAGGAGGAATTCCGCAAAAACGCTTCCAAATTCGGGTGGCAGCTTTGGGATGCCGCCGCAGAGGGGTAGGTGGCTGCATTGACGCAGGTTCCCTATGGCCGCTACGAGGAAGCCTACCGCGCCATCCATAGTGCATTGATGGGTTTAACGGCTGCTCCGCCAGGGCATAAACTAACTAAACTGGGGTTCAGCTGGGCTGCTGATGGCTCTTTAGCCTCGCTAAGAGGCTACGAGGGGGATGATTTGCTTTTTTCTTTAGCATTCACATGGAACCCCGATGGGTCGATATCTGAAGTGGTCAGGTC is a window from the Candidatus Bathyarchaeota archaeon genome containing:
- a CDS encoding winged helix-turn-helix domain-containing protein encodes the protein MKWLIEKMNLIKAILKELGYAPLCRTELEQRVVLKAGSHATFEDIIRYLTHAGYIQKSTPKHRANYQITPKGTKLLEALL
- a CDS encoding PQQ-binding-like beta-propeller repeat protein encodes the protein MKKNYTTIAFLGITILAIMLLSSIASPFADAHTPIYKITSYAYIMVEPNPVGVGQSMAVVMWIDSPLPGATVENDVRRHDYTLTITKPDGKTETQHWDVIADTTSVQYYKYTPDQVGTYQFSFEYAEQTFTWSGEYQGDIFLGASKSTNLTVQEDPIADPIDSYPLPAEYWTYPIEGQNTYWYSISSNWLGEPYIVSGAAIGSGTSGNYFGRIQPNGIAPNSPHIMWTKPIQAGGLVAGNSTGISGEMFYTGSSYNTRFQNAIIMQGTLYYQEPYGNSGTGGYFVAVNLRTGQELWRTNVTATGAPAFGYLYASDGPNQHGVLSNGLLFTNNFASSYDALTGEVTPMKVTNVPSTDTVLASVAGPSGEIIRYKVVNIGNTTNPNWRLLQWNSSKTVGYLSGTGIGGWYSGTIDAGLASRFDYNVSLNLPNSGSWRVDRASLDNMLLLVQGTFGAHTTVSDGANLTAVSLKPNSYGQILWTKNFAPAAGNITVALTSWDVDKNVFVLSYRETNTMKGYSLTDGSLLWTTEPTNDYTYFRQLPTAAYGKLYYSGYGGILYCYDIKTGGLLWTYGNGGEGNTTYAGFTTPYGSYPIFVDVIADGKVYLGSTEHSPDSPYYKNAQFRCLNATDGTEIWTMMGWGTGMDAAGYDRVADGFFIYLNCYDMQIYNVGKGPSEITVDAPATSTNLGKSLTIRGTVTDIAAGTQQEEQAARFPKGVPAVSDESMSSWMEYVYMQKPRPTDVTGVQVTLSVLDANGNYREIGTTTSDADGFYSMNYTPDIEGKYTLYASFAGSESYWPSHAVTAFTVDPADATPAPTQPAPDSIADMYFIPAIAGLFVAIIVVGAMMMLIMLKKRP
- a CDS encoding DUF2190 family protein, which produces MTDLTGKAWMAIGETDDPNAVIESYMAEAAVAKGDLVYLSSDGKVSAAAEAQDCIGVAVKAADEDAQCPVLIRGRVKVKAGGVIHRGKAVYGADATQRILELSDQAVNEAGNATYTVTYNRKLATALQTTAAADDLLFIQL
- a CDS encoding phage major capsid protein translates to MKPHLFEALQGNSEFREHIENQKHKTASHPFLKRYSEVGIREGLFSDSASALGRLHDTLVEAAYPEMIGREIITVMPTTEPMERFPLDTKAVAYRYAEGAATRLSGSKNSIADVYTNVAAESSEEWTREFLEDATWNVLNRMVEKVGRALGEEETSQIIGLYGAVADADLAGGDALDQDGAFLDWEGVVNLHNAVRSENWRPTVLAVNETQLHQLLSDDKFIHAQYLPSGATNLDEATVTSVLGMRVQASTLVPNGTAYAIDTRVASVMLLRRDVTVEDWEDIKNGKYGVRATTRFGLGVLRSNAIAKLTNINQSLTASTG